Genomic DNA from Peribacillus simplex NBRC 15720 = DSM 1321:
TGATCGGTTTTACAACGGAAAGTGAAGATTCACGTTCAACCTTATATGCTAGTGATTTGGCAAAAGGCTTTGAAGTTCCGATCGTGCATGTGAATGCAGATGATCCTGAAGCATGTATGGCTGCTGTGAACCTTGCTAATCTATATCGTGAAAAATACAACAAGGATTTCTTGATCGACTTGATCGGTTACAGACGTTTCGGCCATAACGAAATGGATGAGCCATTGGTGACTCAACCTGAAATGTATGCATTAATTCATAAGCACCCAACCGTTAAAGAGCTTTATGGAAAAAAACTCATTCAATCTGGCGAGTTCACTGAAGCTGAAGTTAAAGCGATTGCTGAGCAAGTGGATACAAGGCTTGCAGATGCATATGCGAAAATTTCCGGAAATAAACCGGAAGCTTCTAAAGAGTGTAATCCTCCTGGGATTATTGAAAAAGGACTTCCAGCCATTGAAACGGCAGTTCCGAAACAAGAACTTGTTACAATTAACGAAGAACTTGTTAAATGGCCGGAAGGATTCACTCCTAATAAAAAATTAGGAAAGATTTTATCACGTCGCTTGGATTCCTTTGGTGCTGACGGAAAAATTGATTGGGCTCATGCCGAGACATTGGCATATGCATCCATATTGAGTGACGGCACTCCAATCCGTTTGACAGGACAAGATTCAGAGCGTGGAACATTCGCACAACGTAATATCATGTTACATGACAGTGTTAATGGAAAAACATATTCACCACTTCACACACTTGAAACTGCCAAAGCATCATTCGCTGTTCATAACAGCCCGCTTACTGAAACGGCAGTTCTGGCTTATGAATATGGTTATAATGTATTTGCACCTGAGACACTTGTATTATGGGAAGGCCAATTCGGTGACTTCGCTAATACAGCACAAGTGATCTTTGACCAATTCATCGCGGCAGGTCGTGCAAAATGGGGTCAAAAATCAGGTCTTGTCATGCTGCTTCCACACGGTTATGAAGGACAAGGACCAGAGCACTCAAGTGCACGCCTTGAACGTTTCCTTCAATTAGCGGCTGAAAACAACTGGACAGTTGCCAACTTAAGTTCGGCAGCTCAATACTTCCATATCCTTAGAAGACAAGCTAAGATTTTGGATCAAGAACAAGTACGTCCGCTTGTCATCATGACACCGAAGAGTATGCTTCGTAATCAAGTGATGGCTTCTACAGCAGAAGAATTCAGTGAAGGCTCTTTTGAATCATTCGTAGAAACCAAAGCTTTGGGCAAAAAACCTAAATCGGTTGAACGCATTGTTTTTGCTTCAGGTAAATTGGCGGTTGAACTTCGTGAAAAAGCGGCAACTGAAAAAAATACGGATTGGTTGCAAATCATCAGTATCGAAGAAATTTATCCATTCCCATTCACTGGAGTTCAAGAAGCTCTGAAAAAATATACAAATCTTAAAGAAATCTTCTGGGCTCAAGAAGAACCTAAAAACATGGGTGCTTGGACATTTGTTGAACCTCGCCTAAATGCAGCGGCTCCTGGCAAACTTTCAGTAACATATATAGGAAGGAAGCGCAGATCAAGCCCGGCTGAGGGTGATCCACTTGTCCATAAAAATGAACAACAACGGATTATGACTCAAGCAATTACACGCAATAATGAGGGGGAGAAATAAAATGGCTGAAGTAAAAGTACCTGAATTAGCAGAATCAATTTCTGAAGGATCTATTGCGCAATGGTTAAAACAACCCGGTGATCACGTTGAAAAAGGAGAATATGTCCTTGAACTTGAAACGGATAAAGTGAACGTAGAAATCATTTCAGATTATACGGGTACACTTTCGGAACATTTAGCGGAAGAAGGCGATACTGTCCAAGTTGGACAGGCTATCGCTATCGTTGATGAAAATGGATCAGCTGCAGCAGCTCCAAAAGCGGAAGCTCCTAAGGTTGAAGAAGCTAAAGCAGAACCAGCTAAGGCTGAACCAGCGGCTCCTGCTAAAGAGGCTCCTAAAGCAGAAGCGAAAGAAGCATCATCCACTCAACAAGTTATTGCTTCACCAGCTGCAAGGAAATTGGCTCGTGAAAAAGGAATTGACTTGACTCAAGTGCCTGTAGCCGATCCACTAGGTCGTGTACGTGTACAAGACGTAGAAGCAGCAAGTAATGCACCTGCAGCACCTGCGGCGGCTCCAAAACAAGCTCCTGCAGCTAAAAAAGCAGCCGCTCCTGTTGAAGTGAATGATGACCGCATTGAAGTGGTTAAAATGACACGCCGTCGTCAAACCATTGCCAAGCGTCTAGTTCAAGTACAATCCGAAGCAGCCATGCTTACTACTTTTAACGAAGTCGATCTTTCTGCAGTCATGGAATTGCGTAATCGCCATAAGGATTCTTTCGTGAAAACAAATGATGTTAAACTTGGTTTCATGTCATTCTTCACTAAAGCGGTCATTGGCGCATTGAAAAAATATCCGTTATTGAATGCTGAAATCCAAGGCGACCATATCCTGAAAAAGAACTTTTATGATATCGGTGTAGCAGTATCCACTGATGAAGGTCTTGTAGTTCCGGTAGTAAGGGATGCTGACCGCAAAAGCTTTGCTGAAATCGAGAAGAACATTTCGGATTTAGCTGTTAAAGCGCGTAACAACAAACTGGGACTTTCAGATTTATCAGGTGGTACTTTTACCATCACAAATGGAGGGACTTTCGGTTCCCTATTATCTACACCAATCTTGAATGCCCCTCAAGTTGGGATCTTGGGCATGCATACAATCAAGACTCGTCCAATCGCTGTTGGAGATCAAATCGAAAACAGACCAATGATGTACCTTGCATTATCTTATGATCACCGTATCGTAGACGGAAAAGAAGCTGTTGGTTTCTTAGTGGCTATCAAAGATATGCTGGAAGATCCAGAACAACTTTTACTTCAAGGCTAATAAAGTAATACGAAACCCCCCTGTCTTCATGACATGGGGGTTTTTTGTGTGGAGAACTGAAAGGATATTTTCATAGAAAAAAAGATAATGGGATTCAATAAAGGTTATTTCTAATCAAATTGAATGTTTTTGAAGGTATTTTTGAATGAATTTGAGTATTTTTAAATGTTTATGATTGATTATTCCTTCGTTTTCATATATGATGATGATATTAAAGTGAGGTGGACGAATTGTTGACAACTGAAAGGCACCAGTTCATCCTATCGATCCTTAAAGAACAAGGAACGGTAAAGCTGCAGGAGCTTGTAGATCAGTTACAAGCCTCGGAGTCGACCATTCGGAGAGATCTAGTGCAACTCGAAGAAATGAAGCTCTTGAAACGCGTGCATGGCGGGGCCTCTTTACTTCAAAGAAAAGGCCTTGAACCGACAACTATGGAAAAGCAAAAGAAAGCAAGAGCTGAAAAACAACTTATAGCAAAGCTTGCGGCTTCTTTCATAGAGAAAAATGATTGTATATATCTTGATGCAGGTACGACAACTGCGGAAATGATTCCTTATTTAAAGGATAAAAATATAACGGTGCTGACAAATGGTCTTATGCATATTCCGAAACTCATCGAATTGGAGATCAAAACAGTGTTAGTGGGCGGAACGATAAAATTCTCGACAAATGCGGTTATAGGAAGTAATGCTGTACAGTTTTTGAATGAATACCGTTTTGATAAATGTTTCTTGGGAATGAACGGCATTCATCAAGATCTGGGTTTCACAACTCCCGACCCGGAAGAAGCTCTACTGAAGAAGATGGCATTACGCCTCTCTAACGAAACCTACGTGCTTGCTGATAGTTCAAAACTAAATGAAGCTACTTTCGCTAAGGTGGCAGATGTAAGCGATGCCATAATTCTTACTGACAGCAATGATGAAGAGGCTGTTGCTCAACTCCATAAAAATCCAAAGGTAAAGGTCGTGACCATTTAATGATTTATACAGTGACACTCAATCCATCTATCGATTATCTGGTCGAGGTGGAGAGTTTTCAAATGGGCAAGGTGAATAGAACCAGTTATGATGCAAAATTCCCTGGAGGGAAAGGGATCAATGTTTCCCGAGTGCTTAAAAGGCTTGGAAATAGTACGACAGCTTTAGGATTCATCGGTGGACAAACTGGTGAATTTGTAAAAAGGTTTTTAAGACAGGAAGAGATTTTTACGGACTTTACAGAGATAGCTGGAGATACAAGAATAAACATTAAATTGAAAACAGGGATGGAGACCGAAATAAATAGCCAAGGGCCAGTCATTTCCAAAGGGAATTATCAACAATTATTTAGTCAGATTGAACAGTTGAATAATAATGATATCCTCATTTTGTCAGGAAGCATCCCTTCAAGCGTTCCTTCGGATGTATACGAGACAATGGCAAGGTCTTGTTCCCATAACGGCATTAAAGTGGTGGTGGATACGAGTGGCAAGGGATTAATGAATGTCCTTCCACACCAGCCATTTTTAATAAAGCCTAATCACCATGAACTGGGTGAGCTTTTTTCTACCGAAATCAGAACGGTTGATGATGCTAGAGAATATGGCGCTAAATTGGTTGAAGCAGGTGCACAAAACGTTATTGTTTCAATGGCGGGACAGGGGGCGGTGCTTTGCTCCGGCGGAGAGTCATATTCCGCAAATGTACCAAAAGGGAACGTCATCAACTCAGTGGGTGCCGGTGATTCCATGGTCGCAGGTTTCATCGGGACATATGAAAAGACAGGGGATATTCTAACCGCTTTTCGCTTCAGTCTTGCAGCAGGAAGTGCTACAGCCTTTTCATCCGATCTCGGTACATTGGATAAAATTGAAGAGTTATTACCGCAAATTGCTATCAATCAACTAACAGGAGGCTGACTCTATGAAAATTACAGACTTGTTAAAATTGGATACAATCATAATTAATCTGCAAAGTGCTACAAAGCAAGCAGTCATTGATGAACTATCAGGGAAGTTAGCCGAGGCTGACAGGTTAAACGATTTGGAGGGTTTCAAAGCTGCCATCTTAAAACGTGAAGAGCAAAGCACAACAGGGATTGGTGAAGGAATAGCCATTCCACACGCAAAAACAAATGCAGTAAGGATTCCTGCCATCTGTTTCGGCAAATCGGTCAGTGGTGTGGATTATGAATCGCTTGACGGGCAGCCAGCTCATTTGTTCTTTATGATTGCAGCAAGTGAAGGAGCGAATGCAGATCACTTGGAGACCCTTTCCCGGCTTTCTTCATTACTGATGGATGATAAATTCAGAGCCCGATTGATTTCTGCTTCTTCTGGTGAGGAAGTGTTAGAGATAATCAATCAAAAAGAAATGGAAGCCGATGAAGAAGTAAGAGAAGAGGAGCAAACAAGTAATACTGTCAGTGCCAGTGGTAACAGTAAAGGTAAAATCCTTGCCGTTACAGCTTGTCCGACAGGAATCGCCCATACTTATATGGCTGCTGATGCGTTAAAGGCCAAAGCGAAGGAAATGGGTATCGATTTCAAAGTGGAAACAAATGGTTCCACAGGAATCAAAAATGGTTTAACCGCCGCAGAAATTGATGAGGCGGATGCGATTATCGTTGCAGCTGATAAGCAGGTGGAAATGGATCGTTTTAATGGAAAACATGTCATTATTGTCCCTGTTGCCCATGGGATCCGGAAGACCGAGGAGCTGTTAACAAGAGCCTTGAATCAGGATGCCCCTGTTTACAAAGGAACAGGAAATGATAAAAGTGACGAAGGTGATTCAGCAAAAGGAGGATTGGGGATTTACAAGCACTTAATGAATGGCGTAAGTAATATGCTTCCATTTGTCGTCGGGGGCGGTATCTTGATTGCGCTTTCTTTCTTTTTTGGAATCGAAGCTGCCGATCCGGCAAATCCTGATTATAATCCCATTGCCAAAGCATTAAGTGATATTGGCGGGGGAAATGGTGCCTTCTTCTTGCTTGTCCCTGTACTAGCAGGATTCATTGCTTCAAGTATAGCCGACCGTCCAGGTTTTGCCCCTGGTATGGTAGGGGGACTATTGGCAGCACAAGCTAATGCCGGTTTTCTTGGCGGACTGATCGCCGGTTTCCTTGCAGGTTATGTCGTCTTACTTTTAAGAAAATTGTTTTCCAGGTTACCGCAAACACTCGATGGCATTAAACCGGTTTTACTCTATCCTGTATTCGGGATGTTAATTACAGGGTTTATCATGATATTTCTCGTAAATGAACCAGTAACCGCAATTAACATGGGCCTGACCAATTGGCTGCAGGGATTATCCGGCACGAACGCAATATTCCTTGGCTTGATTCTTGGGGGTATGATGGCTGTGGATATGGGCGGCCCATTAAATAAAGCAGCATTCACTTTTGGGCTTGCAGCCATTGAGGCATCAAGTTTTGGACCTCATGCTGCAGTAATGGCTGGTGGAATGGTTCCTCCTTTAGGAATCGCATTTGCAACTACATTCTTTAAAAGTAAATTCAGTGAAATGGAAAGGAAATCCGGATTCACTAATTACTTCATGGGTGCTTCATTCATCACAGAGGGTGCCATTCCTTTTGCGGCGGCGGATCCATTGCGCGTTATCGTCAGCAGTGTTGTTGGAGCAGCGACAGCAGGAGCCCTGTCTATGGCTTTTGGTGTAACTTTGCCAGCGCCACATGGGGGAATATTTGTCATCCCCCTTGTCAACCATCCTTTCCTCTATTTGCTGGCCATATTAATAGGATCCCTCATTACCGCTATAATATTGGGGTTCTGGAAAAAGAAACAGATATAAAAAAACAGAATACGGTTCCCATTCCATTGGATCCGCATTCTGTTTGTAGACAAAAAGGTTTCGGAATGGTCTCATTCCGAAACCTTTTTGATTTTTTTATTTTATTTGAAGCAGTTATAAATAGAGGCTCTAAGATATGACTATCATGCGTATTTCCGGATGTTACGATGTTACTATCGTTCCCAATTCAAATCCATTGCGGTATGCTGCTGCCGTATGAAACAAATGGGCAAACTGTTTTGTTCGTTCATCTTTCACATAGTAGCCACTCTCAGGATCAATGGAATTTCTTTAATCTCCTTGGTTTCTTCCTTGATAAATTTATCTGGTGGAAAAGGCTTATTTTCACGTTTTCACGATCTTGATTTATTACTTCTTGAAGGCGTCCTGGATAGGCCCGTGTTAACTTTACGAACGATTTTCTTTTCGAATTTCGCTTATTCGCACTGGCTTTCACATGTGTGGAATCAACAAATACAAATACATGCTCTGCACTTTTCAGTTTTCTTTCGGAAGCTTTCATTAAGATGCGATAGAAAATCTGTTCAAACAGGTCTGTATCTTTAAAGCGTCGCTTATAATTTTTCCCGAAAAAACGTGGCGGTTCTTTAAAATTTCGTGATATTAGTCACGAACAAGTTTGTGTTTAAATTGCCAGACACCGTCAAATATCTACTTATTCAGGTGTTCTTGGTAGAGGGCGTATTGTGAATACTCAATTAGACAAAGCTATCGACTCTAAAATGATATCAGACAATAGGCTCTGCACAGATGCCTGGAGGGATTTTTCTTCGTATGCAAAAAGCGAAAGATTGGAACATTACCGCTTTATATCAGATGGTACAGAACGTGTTAAAAGACTGTACCACATCCAGAATGTGAATAACTATAACAGCCGTTTAAAAGGCTGGATGCAACGATTCAATGGTGTAGCTACAAAATACCCCGACAATTATTTGAGTTGGTTTCAATTTATAGATATAGTGAAACATCGTAGTGATAATATAATTATAAGTAAAATCATTGTAGATAGCTGTTTGTTACCGATTATCGAAACTTATCAGTCATTAAGAACGTACAATATTGTAATAATGACCTAAAAACAGGGAGGAAGAAAGTATGGACTTGACACCAAAACAACGAACCTTGTTGCTATCATTAGCCACTGATTGGCAGACACCGATTCAAATTGCTGGCCGTCTTCCGAAAGAATGGGGAAATCTATCCTGTGTAAATCAGACTCTTAAAGATTTAATGTGTGAAGGATTGGTGCAAGCTAATCCAGTTATGTTCGGTCTGTTCCGATTAACCACGGATGGCACGACCATAAAGGAGTTAGAATTGGGTGAGAACTAATGAAATATCGGCAACTTACAAAAGAGGATAAAATTCATTTTATTCGATTAACTGTTTTTTTTATCGTAAATTAACAATGAAAATTAACATAGTCTAAAACAAAAAAGACTGTAGACAAACTCGATGAAAATCGAGTTTGCCTACAGTCTGAAAGCGTCCAATTACATCGGGTCCGCTTTTCTTATATCCAATCCAAAACTTCAATCCGGTTGCAGAAAGGGTGGATACATAAAAGCGGTTCGATTCAGGAAACCTTGCGTCTATCTAAAAGATAAATGATTATTTATTAAATGTGGTTTGAAGCCTAAAAGATTTTCAACTTCAAGCACTGGATAGGCTTTATCGCGCAGGGATGAATGTTTCCTCAATTGATCGATCCGGATTCAAATCATACTCCCACATAGCATTTTAAGGCAGCAGGTTTCTATTTTAACAATAGAATTTCCGTTATATTTAGGAGAGGCTAATTGGAAATGTTGATTTAAAATACCCCCATTCCTTGTAGATCCAATATTAAAACAAAAGATTAATAAGGGTGGCTTAATCTATTGATTACGGTCGATAAGTTCTTAATATCTACTGGTTTATTAAAGCATGAATTTTTATGTTTATGGGTAAAGGCATATAAAAACGAACAAAAGGAGTGAAGGTACATGCTGAAGAAAAACACCTTAAAAACGACGAAAAGGGATGATATGATTGATGTTAGGCCAGAAGTACAGGCATTCATCTCGGAAAACGGGGTTCAAGAGGGTATAGCTCTTATTTATTGCCCACATACAACTGCTGGAATCACGATTAACGAAAATGCAGATCCGGATGTCAAAAAGGATATGCTAAGAAGACTGGATGAGCAATACCCATGGAATCATACATTGGATTTACATATGGAAGGAAACACGGCTGCCCATTTGAAATCAGGTACGGTTGGTTCTTCACAACAGGTGATCATCCATAAAGGGAGCTTAATCCTTGGTACTTGGAAGGGGGTATATTTTTGTGAATTCGATGGTCCCAGAGATAGGCAATATTTTATTAAATTATGTGTCGACCGGTAAAGTGGAAGGTACATCCAGGAAGAATTGGGAGGAAGCGGATTGGACGATGTTCGGATTGAAGGAAGCAAAGTAATATTGAGGAATGTTAAACAAGCCGATTTAAAACGTTTATGGAGCCTGAAATATGGAGAAGCCGATCCAGAATGGAAAAAGTGGGATGCACCTTATCATCCTCTTGAACTCATTGATTTCCATACGTATATCGATAAAGAAATGAAGCATAGAACCTATGATGAGAAAATGGGTGTTTACTCTGAGCTATTAATGGAAAAAAACGATCAAATAATAGGCTCTGTTGTATATTACTGGGAACATGAATTTTCACGTTGGCTTGAAATCGGAATTACGATTTTTGAGCCCAAGTATTGGAATGGCGGTTATGGAACAGAAGCGTTAATGTTGTTCATAGGCTATTTATTCGAAAAAATGGAGATTGAGCGGGTTGGGCTGACGACATGGTCAGGTAATGAACGTATGATGGCTGTTGGGGAAAAGCTAGGCATGCAAGTAGAGGGAAGAATGAGAAAATGCCGTTATTATGATGGTTATTATTATGATTCAATCAGAATGGGAATGCTACGGGAAGAATGGGAAACATTAAAATTTCGTAGTTAATTGCCAAGTGAAAATTTTTCCTTTATTTCCTTGGAAAAAATTTAGCACTGTTTTCTCCTATATGGTCTGTTATCCTAGGAAGATGCTTAACGAGGAGGTTACAAGATGAAATTATCAGTATTAATAACCGTGATAATGACTCTAAGTGTCATCGTACTTGGGATAGCTTTTCCTAAGGGAACGACCAGTATAGCTTCTGATGGAGCAACCAAACATGTCATTAAACAAGGTGAATCGATATGGGATATTGCGAAGCAGTACGGTGTCCCGATCAAAAAGTTAAAAGAAGTCAATAATAATATAAATAATGTTGCCGAGCCTGGTAAAACATTGATTATTCCACATGTAATGAATGAAAAAGATAAAGAATTATTGGCAAGACTTGTGCATGCAGAAGCAAAAGGGGAGCCTTACAGAGGAAAGGTAGAGGTAGCAGGAGTAGTTTTGAATCGCCTTGATAGCAAAGAATTCCCTGATACGGTACGGGAAGTGATCTATCAAAAAAATCAATTCTCACCTGTTGGTGATGGCAGTATAAACAAACCTGCCGGAGCTGATGCCAAGAAGGCTGTCAATGAAGCGTTAGCAATTCATGGTTACACAAATGATGCTTTGTATTTCTGGAACCCGAGTATTTCGGACAGTGAATGGATGAAACATTTGGAGGTAATCAAAATTATCGGTGGGCACCATTTTGCCATATAAACTACATTTCAAGAACCGGCTTACCAAATGGGAGGCCGGTTTTTTTATTTATGAAACCTAACGTTAAACGATATCAGCCCACATCTCGCGAGGATTCAGTTCATAAATGCTGTTTTCGCGGTACATGATGCTTCCGATAATGAGTTCACGCCTTATCGTTGCATAATCATCATGGAATGACTTGATGAATTCATTCAGTTCTTTTTCTGGATATTTACGTCCTTTTTCCAAAAGGCTGGCAATATGATGAAGAACAATCATTTTCTTTTTTCTCTGTGCTGGTATGGTTTTTAGTCGACCATCTGGTGTAAAGAAGTTTTCAAGAATCTTTTTATGCTCTAAAATCAGCTTTTGATTATCCATTTTATCGAAGTCCCCCTTAGTTGAAACTATTTTAGGTAATGCTGAAGAATAATGCTTCAGGACATCTTCATTCAAAAAATAATATACCGTATTTTTTTCCCTCCGATCCTTCACTAAATTAATGTCCTTCAATTTCGTTAAATGGTGTGAAATTGTCGGGGCTGTCAATTTTAATATTCCCGCAAGTGCCTGCCCGTGTTTTGGACCGTTTGCCAGAATGGATATAATCCTAATCCTAGTCACATCACCAATCGTTTTGTGGAAAGCGACCAATTTTTCTAATTGCATTTTTATCCCCCTTGATTAGATTATTATCTAATTAGATGATAATCTAATTAGAGGGTGATAATCAAGTTAATATTCACTTTTCTATATTGCTTGGAAGATCTGAGGTATACTTTAGTTGAATACTAAAAAATTAATCCGGAATTAAGGAGCTGTAACATGGCTAATACACATGTTTATACAAAAAAAGAAGAAGTGGTCAATGCGATAACCCACGGTGTAGGCGTTTTGTTGAGTATTGCCGCACTTGTGTTTTTAATCATATTCTCAGCCCAAACAGGATCGCCTTGGCATATAGTCATTTCAGTCATTTATGGTGTTTCCATGCTTCTTTTATACGTCTCTTCCACTTTAGTGCATAGTTTTCCAGAGGGAAAAACAAAGGATATATTTGAAATCTTTGATCATTCAGCCATATATATATTCATTGCAGGAACATACACGCCCATCATGCTTCTTGTGATCCAAGGGTCACTAGGCTG
This window encodes:
- a CDS encoding 2-oxoglutarate dehydrogenase E1 component gives rise to the protein MTINDSKVLDHWKAFSGPNLGYVMEQYDLFLANPEEVDPELKNFFEVAGPPSFDVSAETTTVSASTVQTGEVLPMKKIMSAVKLAENIRAYGHLAANIYPLKEEALDTEQIHFEKYGLTADDLRKIPADFICPESPEDVKDGYEAVQYLKQLYTKTIAFEFHHVNDLDEKQWLTDMVESGNMFPEVGKEKRELLLKRLNEVEGFEKFLHRTYVGQKRFSIEGLDALVPILDEMISQTVQNGTGNVNIAMAHRGRLNVLAHVLGKPYEVIFSEFQHSPNKDLVPSEGSTGINNGWTGDVKYHLGLDKQITKANIQKARITLANNPSHLEVVGPIVEGYSRAAQEDRSEKGFPVQDISKSLAILIHGDAAFPGEGIVPETFNLSRLRGYQVGGAIHIIANNMIGFTTESEDSRSTLYASDLAKGFEVPIVHVNADDPEACMAAVNLANLYREKYNKDFLIDLIGYRRFGHNEMDEPLVTQPEMYALIHKHPTVKELYGKKLIQSGEFTEAEVKAIAEQVDTRLADAYAKISGNKPEASKECNPPGIIEKGLPAIETAVPKQELVTINEELVKWPEGFTPNKKLGKILSRRLDSFGADGKIDWAHAETLAYASILSDGTPIRLTGQDSERGTFAQRNIMLHDSVNGKTYSPLHTLETAKASFAVHNSPLTETAVLAYEYGYNVFAPETLVLWEGQFGDFANTAQVIFDQFIAAGRAKWGQKSGLVMLLPHGYEGQGPEHSSARLERFLQLAAENNWTVANLSSAAQYFHILRRQAKILDQEQVRPLVIMTPKSMLRNQVMASTAEEFSEGSFESFVETKALGKKPKSVERIVFASGKLAVELREKAATEKNTDWLQIISIEEIYPFPFTGVQEALKKYTNLKEIFWAQEEPKNMGAWTFVEPRLNAAAPGKLSVTYIGRKRRSSPAEGDPLVHKNEQQRIMTQAITRNNEGEK
- the odhB gene encoding 2-oxoglutarate dehydrogenase complex dihydrolipoyllysine-residue succinyltransferase is translated as MAEVKVPELAESISEGSIAQWLKQPGDHVEKGEYVLELETDKVNVEIISDYTGTLSEHLAEEGDTVQVGQAIAIVDENGSAAAAPKAEAPKVEEAKAEPAKAEPAAPAKEAPKAEAKEASSTQQVIASPAARKLAREKGIDLTQVPVADPLGRVRVQDVEAASNAPAAPAAAPKQAPAAKKAAAPVEVNDDRIEVVKMTRRRQTIAKRLVQVQSEAAMLTTFNEVDLSAVMELRNRHKDSFVKTNDVKLGFMSFFTKAVIGALKKYPLLNAEIQGDHILKKNFYDIGVAVSTDEGLVVPVVRDADRKSFAEIEKNISDLAVKARNNKLGLSDLSGGTFTITNGGTFGSLLSTPILNAPQVGILGMHTIKTRPIAVGDQIENRPMMYLALSYDHRIVDGKEAVGFLVAIKDMLEDPEQLLLQG
- a CDS encoding DeoR/GlpR family DNA-binding transcription regulator, with amino-acid sequence MLTTERHQFILSILKEQGTVKLQELVDQLQASESTIRRDLVQLEEMKLLKRVHGGASLLQRKGLEPTTMEKQKKARAEKQLIAKLAASFIEKNDCIYLDAGTTTAEMIPYLKDKNITVLTNGLMHIPKLIELEIKTVLVGGTIKFSTNAVIGSNAVQFLNEYRFDKCFLGMNGIHQDLGFTTPDPEEALLKKMALRLSNETYVLADSSKLNEATFAKVADVSDAIILTDSNDEEAVAQLHKNPKVKVVTI
- the pfkB gene encoding 1-phosphofructokinase is translated as MIYTVTLNPSIDYLVEVESFQMGKVNRTSYDAKFPGGKGINVSRVLKRLGNSTTALGFIGGQTGEFVKRFLRQEEIFTDFTEIAGDTRINIKLKTGMETEINSQGPVISKGNYQQLFSQIEQLNNNDILILSGSIPSSVPSDVYETMARSCSHNGIKVVVDTSGKGLMNVLPHQPFLIKPNHHELGELFSTEIRTVDDAREYGAKLVEAGAQNVIVSMAGQGAVLCSGGESYSANVPKGNVINSVGAGDSMVAGFIGTYEKTGDILTAFRFSLAAGSATAFSSDLGTLDKIEELLPQIAINQLTGG
- a CDS encoding PTS fructose transporter subunit IIABC, coding for MKITDLLKLDTIIINLQSATKQAVIDELSGKLAEADRLNDLEGFKAAILKREEQSTTGIGEGIAIPHAKTNAVRIPAICFGKSVSGVDYESLDGQPAHLFFMIAASEGANADHLETLSRLSSLLMDDKFRARLISASSGEEVLEIINQKEMEADEEVREEEQTSNTVSASGNSKGKILAVTACPTGIAHTYMAADALKAKAKEMGIDFKVETNGSTGIKNGLTAAEIDEADAIIVAADKQVEMDRFNGKHVIIVPVAHGIRKTEELLTRALNQDAPVYKGTGNDKSDEGDSAKGGLGIYKHLMNGVSNMLPFVVGGGILIALSFFFGIEAADPANPDYNPIAKALSDIGGGNGAFFLLVPVLAGFIASSIADRPGFAPGMVGGLLAAQANAGFLGGLIAGFLAGYVVLLLRKLFSRLPQTLDGIKPVLLYPVFGMLITGFIMIFLVNEPVTAINMGLTNWLQGLSGTNAIFLGLILGGMMAVDMGGPLNKAAFTFGLAAIEASSFGPHAAVMAGGMVPPLGIAFATTFFKSKFSEMERKSGFTNYFMGASFITEGAIPFAAADPLRVIVSSVVGAATAGALSMAFGVTLPAPHGGIFVIPLVNHPFLYLLAILIGSLITAIILGFWKKKQI
- a CDS encoding secondary thiamine-phosphate synthase enzyme YjbQ, with amino-acid sequence MLKKNTLKTTKRDDMIDVRPEVQAFISENGVQEGIALIYCPHTTAGITINENADPDVKKDMLRRLDEQYPWNHTLDLHMEGNTAAHLKSGTVGSSQQVIIHKGSLILGTWKGVYFCEFDGPRDRQYFIKLCVDR
- a CDS encoding GNAT family N-acetyltransferase, which encodes MDDVRIEGSKVILRNVKQADLKRLWSLKYGEADPEWKKWDAPYHPLELIDFHTYIDKEMKHRTYDEKMGVYSELLMEKNDQIIGSVVYYWEHEFSRWLEIGITIFEPKYWNGGYGTEALMLFIGYLFEKMEIERVGLTTWSGNERMMAVGEKLGMQVEGRMRKCRYYDGYYYDSIRMGMLREEWETLKFRS
- a CDS encoding cell wall hydrolase; its protein translation is MKLSVLITVIMTLSVIVLGIAFPKGTTSIASDGATKHVIKQGESIWDIAKQYGVPIKKLKEVNNNINNVAEPGKTLIIPHVMNEKDKELLARLVHAEAKGEPYRGKVEVAGVVLNRLDSKEFPDTVREVIYQKNQFSPVGDGSINKPAGADAKKAVNEALAIHGYTNDALYFWNPSISDSEWMKHLEVIKIIGGHHFAI
- a CDS encoding metalloregulator ArsR/SmtB family transcription factor gives rise to the protein MQLEKLVAFHKTIGDVTRIRIISILANGPKHGQALAGILKLTAPTISHHLTKLKDINLVKDRREKNTVYYFLNEDVLKHYSSALPKIVSTKGDFDKMDNQKLILEHKKILENFFTPDGRLKTIPAQRKKKMIVLHHIASLLEKGRKYPEKELNEFIKSFHDDYATIRRELIIGSIMYRENSIYELNPREMWADIV
- the trhA gene encoding PAQR family membrane homeostasis protein TrhA, with product MANTHVYTKKEEVVNAITHGVGVLLSIAALVFLIIFSAQTGSPWHIVISVIYGVSMLLLYVSSTLVHSFPEGKTKDIFEIFDHSAIYIFIAGTYTPIMLLVIQGSLGWTLLGIIWGVAIIGVVFKAFYVKKFLFLSTILYIAMGWMIVIVWGPLTATMPSAGIQLLIAGGLLYTFGAIFYVWRGFPFHHAVWHVFVLGGSVTHFFAVLFYILPQ